A single region of the Brachypodium distachyon strain Bd21 chromosome 3, Brachypodium_distachyon_v3.0, whole genome shotgun sequence genome encodes:
- the LOC100825325 gene encoding vacuolar protein sorting-associated protein 52 A isoform X3 gives MSGVQEQRYEELFGGFFFDEDALSEDFSLDGLDKELEEHKNYDVLVSILANGEKQRDMATMVEGNLGHIEQDLIQDVSLCRQDYIEDNDSLVLLRDQIHDCDIILSEMGSLLSGFQVHIGSINSELRSLQEKSLDLGLRLKNRKLVETKLAEFVEEIVAPPGLLKVIIDGEVNDDYIRSLNILSKKLRFSEVDPMINASKALKDIKQELERLRKKALSKVSDYIIEIFSAMRKPGTNIQILQQNLLQKYRYLVLFLKEQGLETYNGVCAAYVDTMNKVLSAYFHVYVEALEGLKLDIGVSSDLIGYDTNMVDLITRGREHLRSHRFMFSLGERANILKHIDQPGLVPRISEANSLKYPYEVIFRSLQKLLMDTASSEYLFVEAFFGEESLFYRVFEGPFAVIDEHLNITLPNCHDAVCLMLMICITRKHQLVMSNRQLPCLETYLDKALLYLWPRFKTVFDMYLQSLYRCDVKMLSVDGTRPHHIVRCYVEFTASLVQLNAECGDGQLDMSLERLRLAVDDLLVRFAEKFATPKLQHLFLLNNYDMAISILKEAGEEAKKLQRYFEEKLECNLISFVDELLMEHFGDLIKFVKIHISEDLISYTEPPNIADVEPVVKNFAVKWKNALELMHNEVVTCCSNLLSGMAILKAAMAQLLNDYNRLSECVKMIPGGSSLNRNLVSITSISYEIRKYSRTL, from the exons ATGTCAGGGGTCCAGGAACAGCGATATGAAGAACTGTTTGGTGGGTTTTTCTTTGACGAAGATGCCTTAAG CGAGGATTTTTCATTGGATGGGTTGGACAAGGAGCTTGAGGAGCACAAGAACTACGAT GTTCTAGTAAGTATTCTAGCCAACGGTGAAAAACAGCGAGACATGGCAACCATGGTGGAAGGCAACCTAGGCCATATTGAGCAGGATCTGATCCAA GATGTTTCTTTATGCCGACAGGATTATATTGAAGACAATGATAGCCTAGTTCTCTTGCGTGATCAGATTCATGACTGCGACATTATTTTATCTGAAATGGGATCACTTCTTAGTGGATTTCAG GTTCACATTGGTTCTATAAACTCAGAACTTAGGAGTCTCCAGGAGAAATCCTTGGATTTGGGTCTGAGACTGAAGAATCGTAAG TTGGTTGAGACAAAGCTTGCAGAATTTGTCGAAGAAATTGTTGCTCCTCCTGGTTTGTTGAAGGTTATCATTGATGGAGAG GTAAATGATGATTATATTAGAAGTCTAAACATTTTGAGCAAAAAGTTGAGATTTTCTGAAGTTGATCCGATGATTAATGCATCAAAGGCTCTGAAAGATATTAAGCAAGAATTGGAAAGGCTTCGGAAAAAGGCACTATCAAAG GTGTCTGATTATATCATTGAGATATTCTCTGCCATGAGAAAGCCTGGAACTAATATCCAGATACTCCAACAAAATTTGCTTCAGAAATACAG GTATCTTGTTCTCTTTCTTAAAGAGCAAGGACTCGAGACTTACAATGGTGTCTGTGCAGCATATGTTGATACGATGAACAAG GTGTTGAGTGCATATTTTCATGTGTACGTAGAAGCACTGGAGGGGTTGAAGCTAGATATTGGTGTATCCAGTGATTTGATTGGATATGACACTAATATGGTTGACCTTATAACAAGGGGGAGAGAGCATTTGAGAAGTCACCGTTTCATGTTTTCTTTAGGTGAAAGAGCAAACATTTTGAAG CATATTGATCAGCCTGGCTTGGTACCTCGTATATCTGAAGCCAATTCTCTGAAATACCCATACGAAGTTATTTTTAGGAGCCTACAAAAGCTTCTGATGGACACTGCTAGCTCTGA GTATCTTTTTGTCGAAGCATTCTTTGGTGAAGAGTCATTGTTTTATCGAGTTTTTGAAG GACCTTTTGCTGTAATTGATGAACATTTGAATATTACACTTCCAAACTGTCATGATGCAGTATGCCTGATGCTCATGATCTGCATAACTAGGAAGCACCAG TTGGTTATGTCCAACAGGCAGCTTCCTTGTCTAGAAACATATTTGGATAAG GCTCTCCTCTATCTCTGGCCACGTTTCAAGACAGTGTTTGACATGTATCTTCAAAGCTTGTACCGATGCGATGTGAAAATGTTATCTGTGGATGGGACTCGTCCACACCACATTGTAAGGTGCTATGTGGAGTTCACAGCATCCCTAGTTCAACTTAATGCTGAATGTGGAGATGGCCAG CTTGATATGAGCTTGGAACGGTTGCGCTTAGCTGTTGACGACCTACTTGTAAGATTTGCTGAAAAGTTTGCAACTCCCAAACTGCAACACCTGTTTCTTTTGAATAATTATGACATGGCCATCTCTATCCTGAAG gaagctggcgaagaagcAAAAAAACTGCAAAGATATTTTGAAGAGAAGCTGGAATGTAACCTGATATCGTTTGTG GATGAATTGCTTATGGAGCATTTTGGTGACTTAATTAAATTTGTGAAGATTCACATTT ctgAAGACCTAATTTCTTACACTGAGCCCCCAAACATTGCTGATGTTGAGCCAGTTGTAAAGAACTTCGCAGTGAAGTGGAAAAATGCTCTAGAGCTCATGCACAATGAAGTTGTAACTTGTTGCAGTAACCTTCTGTCTGGTATGGCAATTCTAAAAGCAGCAATGGCTCAGTTGCTTAATGATTATAACAGACTCTCAGAATGTGTGAAGATGATCCCAGGGGGGTCTTCTTTGAACAGGAATCTGGTTTCTATTACTTCCATTTCATATGAAATCAGGAAATATTCGAGAACACTCTAG
- the LOC100825325 gene encoding vacuolar protein sorting-associated protein 52 A isoform X2, which produces MSGVQEQRYEELFGGFFFDEDALSEDFSLDGLDKELEEHKNYDVLVSILANGEKQRDMATMVEGNLGHIEQDLIQDYIEDNDSLVLLRDQIHDCDIILSEMGSLLSGFQVHIGSINSELRSLQEKSLDLGLRLKNRKLVETKLAEFVEEIVAPPGLLKVIIDGEVNDDYIRSLNILSKKLRFSEVDPMINASKALKDIKQELERLRKKALSKVSDYIIEIFSAMRKPGTNIQILQQNLLQKYRYLVLFLKEQGLETYNGVCAAYVDTMNKVLSAYFHVYVEALEGLKLDIGVSSDLIGYDTNMVDLITRGREHLRSHRFMFSLGERANILKHIDQPGLVPRISEANSLKYPYEVIFRSLQKLLMDTASSEYLFVEAFFGEESLFYRVFEGPFAVIDEHLNITLPNCHDAVCLMLMICITRKHQLVMSNRQLPCLETYLDKALLYLWPRFKTVFDMYLQSLYRCDVKMLSVDGTRPHHIVRCYVEFTASLVQLNAECGDGQLDMSLERLRLAVDDLLVRFAEKFATPKLQHLFLLNNYDMAISILKEAGEEAKKLQRYFEEKLECNLISFVDELLMEHFGDLIKFVKIHICKLKKTVAQVHVIVVTHRKKTENDSFVFLAEDLISYTEPPNIADVEPVVKNFAVKWKNALELMHNEVVTCCSNLLSGMAILKAAMAQLLNDYNRLSECVKMIPGGSSLNRNLVSITSISYEIRKYSRTL; this is translated from the exons ATGTCAGGGGTCCAGGAACAGCGATATGAAGAACTGTTTGGTGGGTTTTTCTTTGACGAAGATGCCTTAAG CGAGGATTTTTCATTGGATGGGTTGGACAAGGAGCTTGAGGAGCACAAGAACTACGAT GTTCTAGTAAGTATTCTAGCCAACGGTGAAAAACAGCGAGACATGGCAACCATGGTGGAAGGCAACCTAGGCCATATTGAGCAGGATCTGATCCAA GATTATATTGAAGACAATGATAGCCTAGTTCTCTTGCGTGATCAGATTCATGACTGCGACATTATTTTATCTGAAATGGGATCACTTCTTAGTGGATTTCAG GTTCACATTGGTTCTATAAACTCAGAACTTAGGAGTCTCCAGGAGAAATCCTTGGATTTGGGTCTGAGACTGAAGAATCGTAAG TTGGTTGAGACAAAGCTTGCAGAATTTGTCGAAGAAATTGTTGCTCCTCCTGGTTTGTTGAAGGTTATCATTGATGGAGAG GTAAATGATGATTATATTAGAAGTCTAAACATTTTGAGCAAAAAGTTGAGATTTTCTGAAGTTGATCCGATGATTAATGCATCAAAGGCTCTGAAAGATATTAAGCAAGAATTGGAAAGGCTTCGGAAAAAGGCACTATCAAAG GTGTCTGATTATATCATTGAGATATTCTCTGCCATGAGAAAGCCTGGAACTAATATCCAGATACTCCAACAAAATTTGCTTCAGAAATACAG GTATCTTGTTCTCTTTCTTAAAGAGCAAGGACTCGAGACTTACAATGGTGTCTGTGCAGCATATGTTGATACGATGAACAAG GTGTTGAGTGCATATTTTCATGTGTACGTAGAAGCACTGGAGGGGTTGAAGCTAGATATTGGTGTATCCAGTGATTTGATTGGATATGACACTAATATGGTTGACCTTATAACAAGGGGGAGAGAGCATTTGAGAAGTCACCGTTTCATGTTTTCTTTAGGTGAAAGAGCAAACATTTTGAAG CATATTGATCAGCCTGGCTTGGTACCTCGTATATCTGAAGCCAATTCTCTGAAATACCCATACGAAGTTATTTTTAGGAGCCTACAAAAGCTTCTGATGGACACTGCTAGCTCTGA GTATCTTTTTGTCGAAGCATTCTTTGGTGAAGAGTCATTGTTTTATCGAGTTTTTGAAG GACCTTTTGCTGTAATTGATGAACATTTGAATATTACACTTCCAAACTGTCATGATGCAGTATGCCTGATGCTCATGATCTGCATAACTAGGAAGCACCAG TTGGTTATGTCCAACAGGCAGCTTCCTTGTCTAGAAACATATTTGGATAAG GCTCTCCTCTATCTCTGGCCACGTTTCAAGACAGTGTTTGACATGTATCTTCAAAGCTTGTACCGATGCGATGTGAAAATGTTATCTGTGGATGGGACTCGTCCACACCACATTGTAAGGTGCTATGTGGAGTTCACAGCATCCCTAGTTCAACTTAATGCTGAATGTGGAGATGGCCAG CTTGATATGAGCTTGGAACGGTTGCGCTTAGCTGTTGACGACCTACTTGTAAGATTTGCTGAAAAGTTTGCAACTCCCAAACTGCAACACCTGTTTCTTTTGAATAATTATGACATGGCCATCTCTATCCTGAAG gaagctggcgaagaagcAAAAAAACTGCAAAGATATTTTGAAGAGAAGCTGGAATGTAACCTGATATCGTTTGTG GATGAATTGCTTATGGAGCATTTTGGTGACTTAATTAAATTTGTGAAGATTCACATTTGTAAGTTGAAGAAAACTGTAGCACAAGTGCATGTGATTGTTGTTACTCACAGGAAAAAAACGGAAAATgactcttttgtttttttagctgAAGACCTAATTTCTTACACTGAGCCCCCAAACATTGCTGATGTTGAGCCAGTTGTAAAGAACTTCGCAGTGAAGTGGAAAAATGCTCTAGAGCTCATGCACAATGAAGTTGTAACTTGTTGCAGTAACCTTCTGTCTGGTATGGCAATTCTAAAAGCAGCAATGGCTCAGTTGCTTAATGATTATAACAGACTCTCAGAATGTGTGAAGATGATCCCAGGGGGGTCTTCTTTGAACAGGAATCTGGTTTCTATTACTTCCATTTCATATGAAATCAGGAAATATTCGAGAACACTCTAG
- the LOC100825325 gene encoding vacuolar protein sorting-associated protein 52 A isoform X6 gives MATMVEGNLGHIEQDLIQDVSLCRQDYIEDNDSLVLLRDQIHDCDIILSEMGSLLSGFQVHIGSINSELRSLQEKSLDLGLRLKNRKLVETKLAEFVEEIVAPPGLLKVIIDGEVNDDYIRSLNILSKKLRFSEVDPMINASKALKDIKQELERLRKKALSKVSDYIIEIFSAMRKPGTNIQILQQNLLQKYRYLVLFLKEQGLETYNGVCAAYVDTMNKVLSAYFHVYVEALEGLKLDIGVSSDLIGYDTNMVDLITRGREHLRSHRFMFSLGERANILKHIDQPGLVPRISEANSLKYPYEVIFRSLQKLLMDTASSEYLFVEAFFGEESLFYRVFEGPFAVIDEHLNITLPNCHDAVCLMLMICITRKHQLVMSNRQLPCLETYLDKALLYLWPRFKTVFDMYLQSLYRCDVKMLSVDGTRPHHIVRCYVEFTASLVQLNAECGDGQLDMSLERLRLAVDDLLVRFAEKFATPKLQHLFLLNNYDMAISILKEAGEEAKKLQRYFEEKLECNLISFVDELLMEHFGDLIKFVKIHICKLKKTVAQVHVIVVTHRKKTENDSFVFLAEDLISYTEPPNIADVEPVVKNFAVKWKNALELMHNEVVTCCSNLLSGMAILKAAMAQLLNDYNRLSECVKMIPGGSSLNRNLVSITSISYEIRKYSRTL, from the exons ATGGCAACCATGGTGGAAGGCAACCTAGGCCATATTGAGCAGGATCTGATCCAA GATGTTTCTTTATGCCGACAGGATTATATTGAAGACAATGATAGCCTAGTTCTCTTGCGTGATCAGATTCATGACTGCGACATTATTTTATCTGAAATGGGATCACTTCTTAGTGGATTTCAG GTTCACATTGGTTCTATAAACTCAGAACTTAGGAGTCTCCAGGAGAAATCCTTGGATTTGGGTCTGAGACTGAAGAATCGTAAG TTGGTTGAGACAAAGCTTGCAGAATTTGTCGAAGAAATTGTTGCTCCTCCTGGTTTGTTGAAGGTTATCATTGATGGAGAG GTAAATGATGATTATATTAGAAGTCTAAACATTTTGAGCAAAAAGTTGAGATTTTCTGAAGTTGATCCGATGATTAATGCATCAAAGGCTCTGAAAGATATTAAGCAAGAATTGGAAAGGCTTCGGAAAAAGGCACTATCAAAG GTGTCTGATTATATCATTGAGATATTCTCTGCCATGAGAAAGCCTGGAACTAATATCCAGATACTCCAACAAAATTTGCTTCAGAAATACAG GTATCTTGTTCTCTTTCTTAAAGAGCAAGGACTCGAGACTTACAATGGTGTCTGTGCAGCATATGTTGATACGATGAACAAG GTGTTGAGTGCATATTTTCATGTGTACGTAGAAGCACTGGAGGGGTTGAAGCTAGATATTGGTGTATCCAGTGATTTGATTGGATATGACACTAATATGGTTGACCTTATAACAAGGGGGAGAGAGCATTTGAGAAGTCACCGTTTCATGTTTTCTTTAGGTGAAAGAGCAAACATTTTGAAG CATATTGATCAGCCTGGCTTGGTACCTCGTATATCTGAAGCCAATTCTCTGAAATACCCATACGAAGTTATTTTTAGGAGCCTACAAAAGCTTCTGATGGACACTGCTAGCTCTGA GTATCTTTTTGTCGAAGCATTCTTTGGTGAAGAGTCATTGTTTTATCGAGTTTTTGAAG GACCTTTTGCTGTAATTGATGAACATTTGAATATTACACTTCCAAACTGTCATGATGCAGTATGCCTGATGCTCATGATCTGCATAACTAGGAAGCACCAG TTGGTTATGTCCAACAGGCAGCTTCCTTGTCTAGAAACATATTTGGATAAG GCTCTCCTCTATCTCTGGCCACGTTTCAAGACAGTGTTTGACATGTATCTTCAAAGCTTGTACCGATGCGATGTGAAAATGTTATCTGTGGATGGGACTCGTCCACACCACATTGTAAGGTGCTATGTGGAGTTCACAGCATCCCTAGTTCAACTTAATGCTGAATGTGGAGATGGCCAG CTTGATATGAGCTTGGAACGGTTGCGCTTAGCTGTTGACGACCTACTTGTAAGATTTGCTGAAAAGTTTGCAACTCCCAAACTGCAACACCTGTTTCTTTTGAATAATTATGACATGGCCATCTCTATCCTGAAG gaagctggcgaagaagcAAAAAAACTGCAAAGATATTTTGAAGAGAAGCTGGAATGTAACCTGATATCGTTTGTG GATGAATTGCTTATGGAGCATTTTGGTGACTTAATTAAATTTGTGAAGATTCACATTTGTAAGTTGAAGAAAACTGTAGCACAAGTGCATGTGATTGTTGTTACTCACAGGAAAAAAACGGAAAATgactcttttgtttttttagctgAAGACCTAATTTCTTACACTGAGCCCCCAAACATTGCTGATGTTGAGCCAGTTGTAAAGAACTTCGCAGTGAAGTGGAAAAATGCTCTAGAGCTCATGCACAATGAAGTTGTAACTTGTTGCAGTAACCTTCTGTCTGGTATGGCAATTCTAAAAGCAGCAATGGCTCAGTTGCTTAATGATTATAACAGACTCTCAGAATGTGTGAAGATGATCCCAGGGGGGTCTTCTTTGAACAGGAATCTGGTTTCTATTACTTCCATTTCATATGAAATCAGGAAATATTCGAGAACACTCTAG
- the LOC100825325 gene encoding vacuolar protein sorting-associated protein 52 A isoform X10, whose product MGIGLFYGVADCFFRLDVSLCRQDYIEDNDSLVLLRDQIHDCDIILSEMGSLLSGFQVHIGSINSELRSLQEKSLDLGLRLKNRKLVETKLAEFVEEIVAPPGLLKVIIDGEVNDDYIRSLNILSKKLRFSEVDPMINASKALKDIKQELERLRKKALSKVSDYIIEIFSAMRKPGTNIQILQQNLLQKYRYLVLFLKEQGLETYNGVCAAYVDTMNKVLSAYFHVYVEALEGLKLDIGVSSDLIGYDTNMVDLITRGREHLRSHRFMFSLGERANILKHIDQPGLVPRISEANSLKYPYEVIFRSLQKLLMDTASSEYLFVEAFFGEESLFYRVFEGPFAVIDEHLNITLPNCHDAVCLMLMICITRKHQLVMSNRQLPCLETYLDKALLYLWPRFKTVFDMYLQSLYRCDVKMLSVDGTRPHHIVRCYVEFTASLVQLNAECGDGQLDMSLERLRLAVDDLLVRFAEKFATPKLQHLFLLNNYDMAISILKEAGEEAKKLQRYFEEKLECNLISFVDELLMEHFGDLIKFVKIHICKLKKTVAQVHVIVVTHRKKTENDSFVFLAEDLISYTEPPNIADVEPVVKNFAVKWKNALELMHNEVVTCCSNLLSGMAILKAAMAQLLNDYNRLSECVKMIPGGSSLNRNLVSITSISYEIRKYSRTL is encoded by the exons ATGGGTATTGGATTGTTTTATGGTGTCGCCGACTGTTTCTTTAGACTA GATGTTTCTTTATGCCGACAGGATTATATTGAAGACAATGATAGCCTAGTTCTCTTGCGTGATCAGATTCATGACTGCGACATTATTTTATCTGAAATGGGATCACTTCTTAGTGGATTTCAG GTTCACATTGGTTCTATAAACTCAGAACTTAGGAGTCTCCAGGAGAAATCCTTGGATTTGGGTCTGAGACTGAAGAATCGTAAG TTGGTTGAGACAAAGCTTGCAGAATTTGTCGAAGAAATTGTTGCTCCTCCTGGTTTGTTGAAGGTTATCATTGATGGAGAG GTAAATGATGATTATATTAGAAGTCTAAACATTTTGAGCAAAAAGTTGAGATTTTCTGAAGTTGATCCGATGATTAATGCATCAAAGGCTCTGAAAGATATTAAGCAAGAATTGGAAAGGCTTCGGAAAAAGGCACTATCAAAG GTGTCTGATTATATCATTGAGATATTCTCTGCCATGAGAAAGCCTGGAACTAATATCCAGATACTCCAACAAAATTTGCTTCAGAAATACAG GTATCTTGTTCTCTTTCTTAAAGAGCAAGGACTCGAGACTTACAATGGTGTCTGTGCAGCATATGTTGATACGATGAACAAG GTGTTGAGTGCATATTTTCATGTGTACGTAGAAGCACTGGAGGGGTTGAAGCTAGATATTGGTGTATCCAGTGATTTGATTGGATATGACACTAATATGGTTGACCTTATAACAAGGGGGAGAGAGCATTTGAGAAGTCACCGTTTCATGTTTTCTTTAGGTGAAAGAGCAAACATTTTGAAG CATATTGATCAGCCTGGCTTGGTACCTCGTATATCTGAAGCCAATTCTCTGAAATACCCATACGAAGTTATTTTTAGGAGCCTACAAAAGCTTCTGATGGACACTGCTAGCTCTGA GTATCTTTTTGTCGAAGCATTCTTTGGTGAAGAGTCATTGTTTTATCGAGTTTTTGAAG GACCTTTTGCTGTAATTGATGAACATTTGAATATTACACTTCCAAACTGTCATGATGCAGTATGCCTGATGCTCATGATCTGCATAACTAGGAAGCACCAG TTGGTTATGTCCAACAGGCAGCTTCCTTGTCTAGAAACATATTTGGATAAG GCTCTCCTCTATCTCTGGCCACGTTTCAAGACAGTGTTTGACATGTATCTTCAAAGCTTGTACCGATGCGATGTGAAAATGTTATCTGTGGATGGGACTCGTCCACACCACATTGTAAGGTGCTATGTGGAGTTCACAGCATCCCTAGTTCAACTTAATGCTGAATGTGGAGATGGCCAG CTTGATATGAGCTTGGAACGGTTGCGCTTAGCTGTTGACGACCTACTTGTAAGATTTGCTGAAAAGTTTGCAACTCCCAAACTGCAACACCTGTTTCTTTTGAATAATTATGACATGGCCATCTCTATCCTGAAG gaagctggcgaagaagcAAAAAAACTGCAAAGATATTTTGAAGAGAAGCTGGAATGTAACCTGATATCGTTTGTG GATGAATTGCTTATGGAGCATTTTGGTGACTTAATTAAATTTGTGAAGATTCACATTTGTAAGTTGAAGAAAACTGTAGCACAAGTGCATGTGATTGTTGTTACTCACAGGAAAAAAACGGAAAATgactcttttgtttttttagctgAAGACCTAATTTCTTACACTGAGCCCCCAAACATTGCTGATGTTGAGCCAGTTGTAAAGAACTTCGCAGTGAAGTGGAAAAATGCTCTAGAGCTCATGCACAATGAAGTTGTAACTTGTTGCAGTAACCTTCTGTCTGGTATGGCAATTCTAAAAGCAGCAATGGCTCAGTTGCTTAATGATTATAACAGACTCTCAGAATGTGTGAAGATGATCCCAGGGGGGTCTTCTTTGAACAGGAATCTGGTTTCTATTACTTCCATTTCATATGAAATCAGGAAATATTCGAGAACACTCTAG
- the LOC100825325 gene encoding vacuolar protein sorting-associated protein 52 A isoform X9: MESFFWQVNDDYIRSLNILSKKLRFSEVDPMINASKALKDIKQELERLRKKALSKVSDYIIEIFSAMRKPGTNIQILQQNLLQKYRYLVLFLKEQGLETYNGVCAAYVDTMNKVLSAYFHVYVEALEGLKLDIGVSSDLIGYDTNMVDLITRGREHLRSHRFMFSLGERANILKHIDQPGLVPRISEANSLKYPYEVIFRSLQKLLMDTASSEYLFVEAFFGEESLFYRVFEGPFAVIDEHLNITLPNCHDAVCLMLMICITRKHQLVMSNRQLPCLETYLDKALLYLWPRFKTVFDMYLQSLYRCDVKMLSVDGTRPHHIVRCYVEFTASLVQLNAECGDGQLDMSLERLRLAVDDLLVRFAEKFATPKLQHLFLLNNYDMAISILKEAGEEAKKLQRYFEEKLECNLISFVDELLMEHFGDLIKFVKIHICKLKKTVAQVHVIVVTHRKKTENDSFVFLAEDLISYTEPPNIADVEPVVKNFAVKWKNALELMHNEVVTCCSNLLSGMAILKAAMAQLLNDYNRLSECVKMIPGGSSLNRNLVSITSISYEIRKYSRTL, encoded by the exons ATGGAGAG TTTCTTTTGGCAGGTAAATGATGATTATATTAGAAGTCTAAACATTTTGAGCAAAAAGTTGAGATTTTCTGAAGTTGATCCGATGATTAATGCATCAAAGGCTCTGAAAGATATTAAGCAAGAATTGGAAAGGCTTCGGAAAAAGGCACTATCAAAG GTGTCTGATTATATCATTGAGATATTCTCTGCCATGAGAAAGCCTGGAACTAATATCCAGATACTCCAACAAAATTTGCTTCAGAAATACAG GTATCTTGTTCTCTTTCTTAAAGAGCAAGGACTCGAGACTTACAATGGTGTCTGTGCAGCATATGTTGATACGATGAACAAG GTGTTGAGTGCATATTTTCATGTGTACGTAGAAGCACTGGAGGGGTTGAAGCTAGATATTGGTGTATCCAGTGATTTGATTGGATATGACACTAATATGGTTGACCTTATAACAAGGGGGAGAGAGCATTTGAGAAGTCACCGTTTCATGTTTTCTTTAGGTGAAAGAGCAAACATTTTGAAG CATATTGATCAGCCTGGCTTGGTACCTCGTATATCTGAAGCCAATTCTCTGAAATACCCATACGAAGTTATTTTTAGGAGCCTACAAAAGCTTCTGATGGACACTGCTAGCTCTGA GTATCTTTTTGTCGAAGCATTCTTTGGTGAAGAGTCATTGTTTTATCGAGTTTTTGAAG GACCTTTTGCTGTAATTGATGAACATTTGAATATTACACTTCCAAACTGTCATGATGCAGTATGCCTGATGCTCATGATCTGCATAACTAGGAAGCACCAG TTGGTTATGTCCAACAGGCAGCTTCCTTGTCTAGAAACATATTTGGATAAG GCTCTCCTCTATCTCTGGCCACGTTTCAAGACAGTGTTTGACATGTATCTTCAAAGCTTGTACCGATGCGATGTGAAAATGTTATCTGTGGATGGGACTCGTCCACACCACATTGTAAGGTGCTATGTGGAGTTCACAGCATCCCTAGTTCAACTTAATGCTGAATGTGGAGATGGCCAG CTTGATATGAGCTTGGAACGGTTGCGCTTAGCTGTTGACGACCTACTTGTAAGATTTGCTGAAAAGTTTGCAACTCCCAAACTGCAACACCTGTTTCTTTTGAATAATTATGACATGGCCATCTCTATCCTGAAG gaagctggcgaagaagcAAAAAAACTGCAAAGATATTTTGAAGAGAAGCTGGAATGTAACCTGATATCGTTTGTG GATGAATTGCTTATGGAGCATTTTGGTGACTTAATTAAATTTGTGAAGATTCACATTTGTAAGTTGAAGAAAACTGTAGCACAAGTGCATGTGATTGTTGTTACTCACAGGAAAAAAACGGAAAATgactcttttgtttttttagctgAAGACCTAATTTCTTACACTGAGCCCCCAAACATTGCTGATGTTGAGCCAGTTGTAAAGAACTTCGCAGTGAAGTGGAAAAATGCTCTAGAGCTCATGCACAATGAAGTTGTAACTTGTTGCAGTAACCTTCTGTCTGGTATGGCAATTCTAAAAGCAGCAATGGCTCAGTTGCTTAATGATTATAACAGACTCTCAGAATGTGTGAAGATGATCCCAGGGGGGTCTTCTTTGAACAGGAATCTGGTTTCTATTACTTCCATTTCATATGAAATCAGGAAATATTCGAGAACACTCTAG